From a single Anaerolineales bacterium genomic region:
- a CDS encoding right-handed parallel beta-helix repeat-containing protein: MSNGHCIRLFTVIVLLATQFTPSRAAENNQQVVAESVTLFVTTNGNDANDCLTVGTPCLTINAAIGKATSGDTIKVATGTYTGTGSEVVLVNKSVILSGGWNADFTTQDGMSTIDGEVSRRGVYVFGSTAVIKRFIVQKGYSTGVYNRGTLTIDNSIITHNTSSVTGGGIFNYDGTLIVNDSVISYNRAGELNSIISPHAAGIYSSGSLILNRSAVINNTLIGGYYQGSGVWVDNGSAIINNSTISGNKGGSGILIDFGNIEMNHSTVSDNEFTGMYTSWTGHISIQNSIIARNGTIMGDCFDDSSYSGTIISQGYNLIGNGTQCRIAPIAGDQIGTSSNPIDPKMSSYPIYKGGFYVLQPDSPAVNTANPATCLSTDQRGVSRPQGAGCDIGAYEFGTTPGSPAFTGVSSGSYQSAFRGHPFPDRLAVYVIDEQGNPIDGVSMTFTAPSSGAGGVFASASSPAFEGAQSEFGRLSKDRFANGVTHEVTVETVFGIAVAPLFKANFLEGDYMVSASVEGFSEPLHFFLSNLSINSEPDFLQNGNFEDPILGKYWDAYSSNFGTPFCTLPRCGNGGGTAGPRSGTTWVWFGGVPAPYLETGFITQSNLIIPSGPARLRFYLRIGYAEPGSNANDKLTVTIHKKSHDFIVFSVDATQQSQYAQYKLVEIDLSPYADGSANYINIRFASTTNHLVNFSIDDISINNAIFGDVDPGHWAWSWIERLFSADITGGCSTNPVLYCPNNPVTRAQMAVFLLRGIHGSSYTPPPVTGTVFTDVPAGSFAAAWIEQLANEGITGGCGSGNYCPSNSVTRTQMAIFLLRSKYGSGYTPPPATGTMFADVPANAFAAAWIEQLANEGITGGCGGGNFCPNNPVTRAQMAIFLVRTFNLP; this comes from the coding sequence ATGTCAAACGGTCATTGTATCCGTCTGTTCACAGTAATTGTGCTGCTGGCAACACAATTTACTCCATCTCGTGCGGCCGAGAACAACCAACAAGTCGTCGCGGAAAGTGTCACTTTGTTTGTAACAACCAACGGCAACGACGCAAATGATTGTTTGACCGTTGGCACCCCTTGCCTTACTATAAATGCGGCGATTGGAAAAGCAACTTCCGGTGACACCATCAAAGTGGCAACGGGCACATATACTGGTACAGGATCTGAGGTTGTATTGGTTAACAAATCTGTTATTCTATCTGGGGGCTGGAATGCAGATTTTACAACGCAAGACGGAATGTCCACGATTGATGGTGAGGTATCCAGACGGGGTGTCTATGTATTCGGCAGCACAGCTGTCATTAAGCGCTTCATCGTGCAGAAGGGATATTCTACTGGTGTTTACAATAGAGGTACTCTTACGATAGATAATAGCATCATCACCCATAACACCAGTTCAGTAACAGGCGGTGGGATTTTTAACTATGATGGGACGCTGATAGTTAACGATTCCGTCATTAGTTACAATCGGGCTGGAGAACTGAATTCTATCATTTCTCCACATGCGGCAGGGATCTACAGTAGCGGCAGCCTTATACTTAATCGCAGTGCGGTCATCAACAACACTTTAATCGGCGGATATTATCAGGGGAGCGGGGTTTGGGTTGATAATGGATCAGCAATTATCAATAACAGTACAATAAGCGGGAATAAAGGTGGGTCCGGGATTCTTATCGACTTTGGCAATATTGAGATGAACCATAGTACCGTCAGTGATAACGAATTTACGGGGATGTACACCTCTTGGACCGGGCATATCAGCATACAAAACTCGATCATCGCCAGGAATGGCACCATCATGGGAGATTGTTTCGATGACTCTTCATACAGTGGGACAATAATCAGCCAAGGCTATAATCTTATTGGAAATGGCACTCAATGCAGAATCGCTCCGATTGCGGGAGATCAAATTGGAACTTCGTCGAATCCAATTGACCCAAAGATGAGCTCTTATCCCATCTACAAGGGCGGTTTTTATGTACTCCAACCGGACAGTCCAGCAGTAAATACTGCCAACCCTGCCACCTGCCTCTCTACGGACCAAAGGGGAGTATCACGCCCTCAAGGCGCAGGATGCGACATTGGAGCATACGAATTCGGTACAACTCCTGGTTCCCCAGCGTTTACTGGTGTAAGTTCGGGTTCCTATCAATCCGCCTTCCGTGGGCATCCCTTCCCGGATCGATTAGCGGTTTATGTTATTGACGAGCAGGGGAATCCCATTGATGGGGTAAGCATGACTTTTACGGCTCCATCCTCCGGAGCAGGCGGAGTGTTCGCAAGCGCCAGTTCCCCGGCTTTTGAAGGGGCTCAATCCGAATTTGGGCGGCTTTCGAAAGATAGGTTTGCAAACGGCGTTACTCACGAAGTCACGGTTGAAACTGTTTTTGGTATTGCTGTTGCCCCGTTATTTAAAGCCAACTTCTTGGAAGGGGATTACATGGTTAGCGCCAGCGTGGAGGGATTTTCAGAACCGCTCCACTTTTTCCTATCGAACCTGTCAATAAACAGTGAGCCCGATTTCCTGCAAAACGGGAACTTCGAAGATCCCATTCTTGGCAAATATTGGGACGCATATTCATCCAACTTTGGGACTCCCTTCTGCACATTGCCACGATGCGGAAATGGCGGCGGCACAGCAGGTCCCCGTTCGGGAACCACTTGGGTGTGGTTTGGCGGCGTTCCCGCACCATATTTGGAAACTGGATTTATTACTCAATCCAACCTTATAATACCGTCCGGTCCGGCGCGCCTGCGGTTTTACCTGCGCATTGGTTACGCAGAACCCGGAAGTAACGCCAACGACAAATTGACCGTAACGATTCATAAGAAATCACACGATTTCATTGTTTTCTCGGTAGATGCAACTCAACAAAGTCAGTACGCGCAATATAAATTGGTGGAAATTGACCTGAGTCCATATGCGGATGGGTCGGCTAATTATATAAATATACGTTTTGCATCCACAACCAATCACCTTGTGAATTTTAGCATCGATGATATCTCGATCAATAACGCCATTTTTGGGGACGTGGATCCTGGTCACTGGGCTTGGAGTTGGATTGAACGGTTATTCAGTGCAGATATCACGGGTGGCTGTAGTACGAACCCTGTCTTGTATTGCCCGAACAATCCGGTTACTCGCGCACAGATGGCGGTTTTCCTCTTGAGAGGTATACATGGATCGAGTTACACGCCTCCTCCCGTGACCGGGACAGTCTTCACCGACGTCCCAGCCGGTTCCTTCGCTGCCGCATGGATCGAGCAGTTGGCGAACGAAGGGATCACCGGCGGCTGCGGAAGTGGGAATTATTGCCCATCCAATTCGGTCACCCGCACGCAGATGGCGATCTTCCTGTTGCGTTCCAAATATGGGTCAGGTTACACGCCACCGCCCGCCACCGGCACCATGTTTGCTGATGTGCCAGCCAATGCCTTCGCCGCGGCATGGATCGAGCAGTTGGCAAACGAGGGGATCACAGGCGGCTGTGGGGGCGGGAATTTCTGCCCAAACAATCCTGTCACCCGCGCGCAGATGGCGATCTTTCTGGTGCGAACGTTCAACCTTCCGTAG